Part of the Candidatus Bathyarchaeota archaeon genome, TTGCTACGGGAACAGCAATTCTGACTGAAGCTGTTCAGTCAGTAAATTATTTCATATATGAATTAATATGGAGTAATATTAGCAGGAGAAAAATGGAAAGAATGTTGATGCAGAAGCTTAAAATTAAACAAGTCGATTTGAAAATAGATTACTCGTCTATACTAGATCTTGCATTTGAACTTTCTCAGGTTGATACTTTCATCCCTAAAGTCTATCTTTCCACATTAGCATTCTTCAATAGGTTGTTAGAAAATGACCAACTAGAAGAGATTCATGAAAAAATTGAGGTCCATAAAGAAAGGTTTAAATCTGTCCATTCAAATAGAAAATTATTCTT contains:
- a CDS encoding DUF2061 domain-containing protein, yielding MPFKNIDWRESIIKSLIYRAITLLLGTITAYLITGSIRIATGTAILTEAVQSVNYFIYELIWSNISRRKMERMLMQKLKIKQVDLKIDYSSILDLAFELSQVDTFIPKVYLSTLAFFNRLLENDQLEEIHEKIEVHKERFKSVHSNRKLFFLNSEKEGI